The Juglans regia cultivar Chandler chromosome 1, Walnut 2.0, whole genome shotgun sequence nucleotide sequence TTTGTTATGCCTGAAACTGTGATAGATCTACTGGCTAGTTGGACACTCCCAAGAGGAATCCAACAAATCAAGgcggtgtggaaaatgatcccgatctgtattatgtggtgtatatggcaaGAACGCAGTGATCGaacttttgaaaacaaggagCGGTCTTCGGAGGAACTTAGAACCTtatttttccgtactttatgcttatgggccattgctctagactttaatggcctgaattttcatgactttttaGTTTCTCTTACTttgacctagataggtcttttctcttgtatatcttgtgtacttgggttttgcctatctctatttatataaatcgattacttataaaaaaaaaagttatatattgtgataccccatataatgtgtaagggtaggtggtgtataggattccacattgtttgggaaggagaagttcttgctctttataatgttctaatgaggctccaattgtattattgactagtccttttagagtataagccatgtggtttgggctttccattggagcgttacatATGTAGTCAATTGTCATGCTATAGGCCAATGTCATTAGTTCAACCGTGCAGGATCTTAGGCCAGTGTCATTAGTTCAACAGTGCAGGATTTGCGTAATAGTAACATGTGATGTACTCTATCTTGTGTGTATATCACAAATATCCTTAGATTTTGTAATGATCGTTCAAATCTTTCTCTTGGGTAATACCtgttattcattaaaaaaaaaatatcttctctTGGGTCAATGACTTTTTTACTTAAGATTTTCCTTGAAATGTGTTTctcagctttttttttttttttgattggtaatATTCTCAGCTTCATTTGTAAGCACCTTATATAAGGCACTTCTTGTTGTCATTGTAAAATTGAATCTTCCGCAATTTCAAATTGGCTTGATGTGTCATTGTGgcttccattttttctttctaagttAGAAACTTGTCTGTTCTAAAGAGTTGTCTAGAACTCATGCTTTACCAGTGTACCATATTCCATCTATCTGGGGCTTTTAGATTTATACAACTTGTCTAGATTTTGTACAAGTTTTTGATACTGTATGACACTACAATTGCACTTTGGTTTTGCAGAAGCGGGATTTGTCTTgttaaagatgaatttaatttctcaaaattttccctCCAAAAGTAGAGCCAATAAGACTAAAAGGGAGGACGCCAATGAGCCTTCATCTCTGCAAGGGAATGAAGATGCTGAAAATGAACATTTGGATATTTTAAGGATGACTAAGAGAAAGAAAGAGCGCAAGGAAGAGGATGAGAAGGCAATTGAGCAAGACAGAGAAATGAAGAAGCTAGAGAACTCTTTGTTCGGGTCCCTGTATTCACCTGTTGAGTTTGGGAATGAAGACGAGGAAGACACTCGAGACTGGGCTGAGAATGGTTCTGCTTTGTTCATCGTGGACCGAACTGCAAATGGTGTGCTCTCTGTTTATGAAGAGGATGCAGAATTCCCAGAAAGAACTAATGGTGAGGAGGAAACTAAGCAAAGAAAACCTGTCTGGgcagatgaggaagaagaaaaagccaAAATAAATATTGCTCAAGTTAACAGATTAAGGAAACTgaggaaggaagaagatgagagtTTGATTTCTGGTTCCGAGTATGTGTCAAGATTGAGGGCTCAGCATGTTAAGCTTAACCCCAGCACAGATTGGGCCAAACTTGATTCGCGAGCAAGTAATGATACATCTTTTGATGATGAGTCATCAGATGAAGAGAATGGGGCAGCACTGGCCCATGGTTACGAGGATGTTGAAACTGTTGAGGATGTCCTTCGAACGAACGAAGACCTTGTTGTGAGAAGCAGTGCAAAATTGTTGCCTGGACTTCTTGAATACTCGAGACTTGTGGATGCAAATACAGAGGATCCTTCTAAAGGTCCAATTAATGCAGTTCAGTTCCATCGGAATGCTCAGTTGCTACTTGTTGCGGGATTGGATCGGGGGCTTAGATTTTATCAAATCGATGGAAAACGGAACACCAAGATACAAAGTATTTTCCTTGATGATTGTCCCATTCGGAAGGCATCTTTCTTGCCTGATGGTTCTCAGGTTATTATAGCAGGAAGGAGAAAGTTCTTCTATAGCTTTGATTTAGTTAAAGCAAGAATTGATAAAATAGGCCCTCTGGTTGGCAGGGAGGAGAAAAGCTTGGAATTTTTTGAGGTTTCTCCTGATTCTAGCACAATTGCATTTGTTGGAAATGAAGGTTATATCTTGCTGGTCTCTTCCAAAACGAAGGAACTGATTGGGACACTAAAGATGAATGGAACTGTTCGATCTTTAGCTTTTGTTGATGGTGGGCGACAATTACTGAGCTCTGGTGGTGATGGACAGATCTACCACTGGGATTTGAGAACAATGGCTTGCATCCATAAGGCTGTTGATGAAGGTTGCATAAAAGGTACGGCTCTTTGCACTTCCTCAAATGGAAAACTGTTTGCAGCTGGTTCAGACAGTGGTATCGTGAATATTTACAACAGAGAGGAGTTTTTAGGGGGCAAGAGAAAACCTATGAAGACCATAGAAAATCTAACCTCCAAAGTGGATTTTCTGAAATTTAATAACGATGGTCAAATATTGGCGATTTGTTCTAGCTTGAAGAAGAACAGTTTGAAGTTGATACATGTCCCGTCATTTACGGCATTCTCAAACTGGCCTCCCCTCAACAAATCCCTACATTATCCACGCTGTTTAGATTTCAGCCCTGGTGGTGGCTTCATGGCTATGGGAAATGCAGGTGGAAAGGTGTTGTTATACAAGTTACATCATTACCATCAAGCCTAGAGCGGATGTGACAATATGGTGTGAAGTAGTACTCTTCATGTTGTATGCTGGGAATCCGTTCTTTATTTGTGGACTCACTTAATATTGTAGTAATTCCAGCTTGTGGTATCGGTTGCAGAAGAAAGGATTTCTGCAGTAATTTTGCTCAATGACTGACTTGTTTTCGTTTTGttgcacaaattatttttttcagattaaGATTTTTGTAACTTAACCGGTTGATTCTTTGTACCGAGTACAATCTGATGCTGCTGGCATGATTTGATCCTTGCCATCTTTTTCAGCTGGACCGTGCATAATCCCATTTTTAAACTAGTCAATCTTTGTTTTTCTACACATACAGAGAGTTCAGGACTTCCATCTCAACGAAGTCTCGAGCTTCTATGCAGCATCGATTGAATTTTCTGTctctcattgtttttttttttttgtagactGTTTTTCGTGCATCCCTGTGACTCAAAATTATTCGGACTAGCCATCATGAATGACTGAATCAATACGTTCCCCCTTTCTGAATTACAGAACAAGAATCCAAATACTCCAGACACACCATTAATgagtttgttttcaaatttcatattgCTTGATTTGAAtcgaatgaaaaatattttcccttacCTGGGGCttctttttttacataataatcTGCAATCCTCCATCTCCTTAGTAGCATTAAGATTCAAGGAAATCTTGATACCCAAGCCCTTGGTCTTTAGTACTAGTAGTGAAGTTCTCAACCAAATAGTTCTTCGTGGAGATGGAAAAAGAAGGTTTGGGGGGATTCTTTTTGGGTGGGGGGCAAGAGAAACATTAAttgaaacataaattatttttttaaacatatttaacaaaacaGTTAAACCATGACTTACAAAATAAGACATCATTGACTGACATGCTTTCCATTTCTAATGTACAAAGAGGTCGGCCGGAtccagaaagagaaaaagaaaaggaagaaacatGTGTTCCTCGATGTAgtgggaaagaagaaaaatgttgaaTCCGTAATCCCAAATTTGCAGTGCCACCCATCGCCAAGCAGAGAAATGCAAAACTTTTAGGACAGAATAATAGAATTATCACTGTAGAAAACTGAGAGGTTTCACTCGAGTTTCTTGATGGTCCTATATTGAGTCAGCTTCTAAGTTCTCCAACAATCCACCTACTATTCCGCAGTAAAAACTTCGCCTGCAAGCTCCCAGATGACAACCTGCCCAGTTGGCTAAGGAAATCAGCAACCTAGGACAGCCTTCAGTGACCATTTAAAAAGTTACAATACCAACCCACAAAATTGACCTTCGGCATATAAAAACCAATGAACAATTCTTTTATATAGTAAACCCAACAATGGTTCtgagaagaagaacaaaaccAATAATATTGACGAAAGTTGGTCTTAtagccttctctctctctctctctctaaaaaaattacTGATAAGCTGTCTATTGCCACAGTTTAAATATATGATGGCTGTGTGCAAAATACAGCATCAAGGTAAAATTTTATACAAGCCTCTTAATTGTGAATACAGTTCCtacaatttttctttgaaaattcaaatgaaCTCTTTCCCAAGtgatatttgtgtgtgtgtgtgtatctacatatatatatatatatatatatatatgcacgccTGTTCAAACCTTAAAAAGACCAGGTGCATTGAGCAGCAGTTGATCTACACTATTGCTAAACGCCTGCTGCAGCTTTGGCCTCACGATCTGTCTTTCCCTGGA carries:
- the LOC108996020 gene encoding U3 small nucleolar RNA-associated protein 18 homolog codes for the protein MNLISQNFPSKSRANKTKREDANEPSSLQGNEDAENEHLDILRMTKRKKERKEEDEKAIEQDREMKKLENSLFGSLYSPVEFGNEDEEDTRDWAENGSALFIVDRTANGVLSVYEEDAEFPERTNGEEETKQRKPVWADEEEEKAKINIAQVNRLRKLRKEEDESLISGSEYVSRLRAQHVKLNPSTDWAKLDSRASNDTSFDDESSDEENGAALAHGYEDVETVEDVLRTNEDLVVRSSAKLLPGLLEYSRLVDANTEDPSKGPINAVQFHRNAQLLLVAGLDRGLRFYQIDGKRNTKIQSIFLDDCPIRKASFLPDGSQVIIAGRRKFFYSFDLVKARIDKIGPLVGREEKSLEFFEVSPDSSTIAFVGNEGYILLVSSKTKELIGTLKMNGTVRSLAFVDGGRQLLSSGGDGQIYHWDLRTMACIHKAVDEGCIKGTALCTSSNGKLFAAGSDSGIVNIYNREEFLGGKRKPMKTIENLTSKVDFLKFNNDGQILAICSSLKKNSLKLIHVPSFTAFSNWPPLNKSLHYPRCLDFSPGGGFMAMGNAGGKVLLYKLHHYHQA